Proteins from one Shewanella pealeana ATCC 700345 genomic window:
- the pepA gene encoding leucyl aminopeptidase, protein MEFSVKSGSPEKQRSACIVVGVYEPRRLSGIAEQLDKISEGYISNLLRRGDLEGKPGQMLLLHHVPNVLSERVLLVGCGKERELDERQYKQIITKTINTLNETGSMEAVCFLTELHVKGRDTYWKVREAVETTQNSLYCFDALKTRKGETRRPLRKLVFNVPTRRELTVGERAIEHGMAVSAGMHLCRDVANMPPNICNPAYLASQARQIAENTENLTVTTLGEEQMEALGMNSYLAVGRGSHNESVMTIMEYKGAVDNTEKPIVLVGKGLTFDSGGISLKPGEAMDEMKYDMGGAAGVIGTMKALCQMQLPLNVIGILAGCENMPSSNAYRPGDILTTMSGQTVEVLNTDAEGRLVLCDVLTYVERFDPELVVDTATLTGACVIALGKHASGLFSGHNPLAHELLNAGEQSGDRAWRMPLWDEYQEHLESPFADMTNLGGRAAGSITAACFLSRFTKKYNWAHLDVAGTAWNSGANKGSTGRPVPLLTQFLINKAGVEQGE, encoded by the coding sequence ATGGAGTTTAGCGTAAAGAGCGGTAGTCCAGAGAAACAACGCTCAGCTTGTATCGTCGTAGGTGTATACGAACCTAGACGCTTGTCCGGTATTGCCGAACAGTTAGATAAAATCAGTGAAGGCTATATTAGCAACTTACTTCGTCGTGGCGACTTGGAAGGTAAGCCTGGACAGATGTTGTTGCTTCATCATGTACCCAACGTGCTTAGCGAGCGTGTTTTACTCGTTGGCTGTGGTAAAGAGCGCGAGCTTGATGAACGCCAATATAAGCAGATCATCACTAAAACCATCAACACCTTGAATGAAACAGGTTCAATGGAAGCGGTTTGTTTCCTTACTGAGCTGCATGTCAAAGGGCGCGACACCTACTGGAAAGTACGTGAAGCCGTAGAAACCACACAGAATAGCCTTTACTGCTTCGACGCACTGAAAACACGTAAAGGTGAAACTCGTCGCCCACTACGCAAATTAGTATTTAATGTACCGACTCGCCGTGAGCTCACGGTTGGCGAGCGCGCCATCGAGCACGGTATGGCGGTTTCTGCTGGTATGCACCTTTGCCGCGACGTGGCAAACATGCCACCAAATATCTGTAATCCTGCTTACCTGGCGTCCCAAGCGCGCCAAATAGCCGAAAACACAGAAAACCTAACGGTGACCACTCTCGGTGAAGAGCAGATGGAAGCCTTAGGCATGAACTCATACCTAGCTGTAGGTCGTGGTAGCCATAATGAGTCAGTCATGACCATCATGGAATACAAGGGCGCAGTCGATAATACTGAAAAGCCTATTGTTCTAGTGGGTAAAGGCCTTACATTCGACTCGGGTGGTATTTCACTCAAGCCTGGCGAAGCCATGGATGAGATGAAGTACGACATGGGCGGCGCAGCTGGCGTTATTGGCACCATGAAAGCCTTATGTCAGATGCAACTGCCGCTCAATGTTATCGGTATCTTGGCTGGCTGTGAAAACATGCCATCAAGCAATGCGTATCGCCCAGGTGATATTCTAACGACCATGTCAGGCCAAACTGTAGAAGTGTTAAACACAGATGCTGAAGGTCGCCTGGTGTTGTGTGACGTTCTAACTTATGTAGAACGCTTCGATCCTGAACTGGTTGTCGATACAGCAACCCTAACTGGTGCTTGTGTTATCGCATTAGGTAAGCATGCATCGGGCTTGTTCTCAGGCCATAACCCACTTGCACACGAGCTATTAAATGCCGGTGAACAAAGTGGTGACCGCGCATGGCGCATGCCGCTATGGGATGAGTATCAAGAGCACTTAGAAAGCCCATTTGCCGATATGACCAACCTAGGCGGTCGTGCAGCAGGGTCGATTACCGCAGCTTGCTTCCTATCTCGCTTTACTAAGAAGTATAACTGGGCGCATCTTGATGTAGCTGGTACGGCTTGGAATAGCGGTGCAAACAAAGGCTCGACGGGTCGTCCAGTACCTTTGTTAACTCAGTTCCTAATTAACAAAGCTGGCGTCGAACAAGGCGAATAG
- the lptF gene encoding LPS export ABC transporter permease LptF, with protein sequence MIVFRYLIREVFKAQIAVLLVLLAIFISQHFVRVLADASDGDFPASLVMTLLGLNMPFLTVLVLPLSLFLGILLAHGRMYAENEMVIFHGVGISEWYITRITLLLAVINMVFTAFLSIYVAPWAEERQNQVLEHAQSEAGLAALTQGRFQTSPNGRAVLFVERIGRDNQLDKVFVAQLPDPDDETGVANVVVARTGKVVEDEIGGQRLQLEDGVQYQGNPKRVDYQVVEFGGYQMQIKEQAVDERRRKLSAMPIGQLMDIDSPEATAEFHWRLAIPLAIPLMTLIAVPMARVNNRQGKFAKMFPAILLYLGYFGLMVAGRKSLEDGVIPQYLGMWWIHASALAIGILLLGKERPLGAKVSGLFKRNKASKA encoded by the coding sequence GTGATTGTATTTAGATACCTGATTCGAGAAGTTTTTAAAGCACAAATAGCGGTACTTTTAGTGCTGTTAGCTATTTTTATTAGCCAACATTTTGTGCGTGTGCTTGCTGATGCCTCCGATGGCGACTTTCCTGCATCTCTTGTTATGACTCTACTCGGTCTTAACATGCCATTTCTCACCGTTTTAGTCTTACCGCTAAGTCTATTTTTGGGCATTTTATTAGCCCATGGGCGTATGTACGCCGAAAATGAGATGGTTATTTTTCATGGCGTCGGCATCAGCGAGTGGTATATCACTCGGATCACTCTGTTGCTTGCCGTGATTAACATGGTGTTTACTGCGTTCCTGTCTATTTATGTCGCGCCATGGGCGGAAGAGAGGCAGAATCAAGTACTGGAGCATGCTCAGTCCGAAGCTGGACTTGCTGCCTTAACACAGGGCCGCTTCCAGACTAGCCCTAACGGCCGTGCCGTGCTGTTTGTCGAGCGTATTGGTCGCGATAATCAATTAGATAAGGTGTTTGTTGCCCAATTGCCAGATCCCGATGACGAAACCGGTGTGGCAAACGTAGTGGTGGCACGTACCGGTAAAGTGGTCGAAGATGAAATTGGCGGCCAGCGTCTACAGTTAGAAGATGGGGTGCAGTATCAGGGCAACCCTAAGCGTGTCGACTATCAAGTTGTTGAATTTGGTGGTTATCAGATGCAGATTAAAGAGCAAGCAGTAGATGAGCGTCGCCGTAAACTGTCTGCCATGCCTATTGGTCAGCTAATGGATATCGATAGCCCTGAAGCCACGGCTGAGTTCCATTGGCGATTGGCGATACCACTGGCAATTCCACTGATGACCTTGATTGCTGTGCCTATGGCGCGAGTGAATAACCGCCAGGGTAAGTTTGCTAAGATGTTCCCGGCTATTTTGCTGTACTTGGGTTATTTTGGCTTGATGGTAGCGGGGCGTAAATCACTAGAAGATGGAGTTATTCCTCAGTACTTAGGTATGTGGTGGATCCATGCTTCCGCACTTGCCATAGGTATATTGCTTTTAGGTAAAGAGCGTCCTTTAGGAGCTAAAGTTTCAGGCCTATTTAAGCGCAATAAGGCGAGCAAAGCATGA
- the lptG gene encoding LPS export ABC transporter permease LptG, protein MKILDLYIARILISTSSLALLVLTGLSGIIKWVDQLRVVGRGSYTMMDAGVYVLFLIPRDIELFFPMAVLLGALIGMGMLASNSELVVMQSSGLSRLQITMSAMKTAIPLMILVMMLTEWVAPVAELRAKEIKRTKVSGGSLIESNRGIWAKDGPLFVSIGGVVDSNHLRDITLYEFSDTTDLTSTVHADSAEYRDKYWQLFDVRRTTLKDEQVVLVNLEQDKWISSLTPEKLSVVSVKPEALSIEGLLDYLDYLESNNQASERYELALWRKLMQPVTVAVMMLVALSFVFGPLRTVTMGARVLLGVVAGFSFYICSEIFGPLSIVYGLPAFISAGMPALIFSVGALYYIRK, encoded by the coding sequence ATGAAAATATTAGATCTCTATATCGCCAGAATACTGATTAGTACTTCATCTTTAGCTCTACTAGTCCTAACAGGGCTGTCAGGCATAATTAAGTGGGTCGATCAATTACGTGTCGTTGGACGCGGCAGTTACACCATGATGGATGCCGGTGTATATGTATTGTTTTTGATCCCAAGGGATATTGAGCTATTTTTCCCTATGGCGGTGTTGCTAGGCGCCTTAATCGGTATGGGAATGCTGGCGTCAAATTCTGAGTTGGTGGTGATGCAGTCATCGGGGCTTTCTCGTTTGCAGATCACCATGTCGGCGATGAAAACGGCTATTCCGCTGATGATCCTTGTGATGATGCTCACCGAGTGGGTTGCGCCAGTTGCAGAACTGCGCGCGAAAGAGATTAAGCGAACTAAAGTTTCAGGCGGCAGTTTAATTGAGTCTAATCGCGGGATCTGGGCTAAAGACGGGCCGCTATTTGTCAGTATTGGTGGTGTCGTCGATAGCAATCATCTACGAGATATTACCCTCTACGAGTTTAGTGATACTACGGACTTAACCAGTACGGTTCATGCAGACTCTGCTGAATATAGAGATAAATATTGGCAGCTATTTGATGTGAGAAGAACCACACTTAAAGATGAACAGGTAGTGTTAGTTAATCTTGAACAAGATAAGTGGATCTCCTCCTTGACTCCAGAGAAACTCAGTGTGGTATCGGTTAAGCCAGAGGCGTTATCGATAGAAGGGTTGCTCGATTACCTCGATTATTTAGAGAGTAATAATCAGGCGTCGGAGCGATACGAATTAGCACTGTGGCGCAAATTAATGCAGCCCGTAACCGTTGCGGTAATGATGCTGGTGGCGCTCTCTTTCGTGTTCGGACCGCTGAGAACCGTCACTATGGGCGCGCGAGTGTTACTCGGTGTCGTGGCTGGTTTTAGCTTCTATATTTGCAGTGAGATCTTCGGGCCGCTAAGTATTGTCTATGGTTTGCCCGCCTTTATTAGTGCCGGTATGCCCGCGCTGATCTTCAGTGTTGGAGCACTCTACTATATTAGGAAGTAG
- a CDS encoding RDD family protein, whose protein sequence is MPNNEHANFPRAGFLKRCGAIVYDLLLAVAVYMVAGAIGFGIFIGFTSSGLIDMAGFEHVSDLLNGTPLYKGIYQSWILACVGLFYISFWSKGGQTLGMRAWRLKIQHPNGQNLSMVTAAARLIWSLLGIGNLWILINGDKLALQDMMTRSEVVVLSKDANQMRNWHGV, encoded by the coding sequence ATGCCCAATAACGAACACGCTAATTTTCCACGTGCTGGCTTTTTAAAGCGCTGCGGTGCCATCGTTTACGACCTATTGCTCGCCGTAGCCGTTTATATGGTGGCCGGTGCCATAGGTTTTGGTATTTTTATCGGCTTTACCAGCAGCGGCTTAATCGATATGGCGGGGTTTGAGCATGTGTCTGACCTGCTCAATGGCACGCCACTGTATAAAGGGATCTACCAGTCTTGGATTTTGGCCTGTGTTGGCTTGTTCTACATCAGTTTCTGGAGCAAGGGCGGTCAAACATTAGGTATGCGTGCTTGGCGCCTTAAGATCCAACACCCAAATGGACAAAACCTGAGTATGGTGACAGCTGCAGCTAGGCTTATTTGGTCTCTGCTTGGGATAGGTAATTTATGGATCTTGATTAACGGCGATAAGCTGGCTTTGCAGGATATGATGACTCGCTCAGAAGTGGTTGTGCTATCAAAAGATGCTAACCAGATGCGTAACTGGCACGGTGTTTAA
- a CDS encoding DUF2960 domain-containing protein codes for MATRITYKFKNQAKEINFAYDKFHDMYEAVAAAEGIDLTQYLMMEQQVAMTSKGSSAVRDFRAKEFARFGFSDIYYHKDEPKKS; via the coding sequence ATGGCAACCAGAATTACCTATAAGTTTAAGAACCAAGCGAAAGAGATTAACTTTGCTTACGACAAGTTTCATGACATGTATGAGGCAGTTGCCGCAGCAGAAGGCATAGACTTAACCCAATACCTGATGATGGAGCAGCAGGTCGCCATGACCTCAAAGGGGTCATCAGCGGTAAGGGATTTTCGTGCTAAAGAGTTTGCTCGATTTGGCTTTAGCGACATCTACTATCATAAAGATGAACCAAAAAAGTCATAA
- a CDS encoding GNAT family N-acetyltransferase yields the protein MKIRPIQASDWPHILEIQLECYPQIEPESLSVLQSKWQASPDTCFVIESQSVVIGYCLAHPWLKDSPPSLEQVLANIDSPDTLYLHDIALSSLSQGKGAGRQVLTALMNLALSKGYPSISLVAVQGAHHYWAKQGFEIKKIDKDLSGYTDDACYMVYTL from the coding sequence ATGAAGATCCGCCCTATTCAAGCCTCTGACTGGCCCCATATACTCGAGATCCAACTTGAGTGCTATCCACAAATAGAACCTGAATCACTCAGTGTGCTACAGAGTAAGTGGCAAGCCTCGCCCGATACTTGCTTTGTCATCGAATCACAATCTGTGGTGATAGGTTATTGCCTCGCTCACCCTTGGCTCAAAGATAGCCCGCCATCACTCGAACAGGTATTAGCTAACATCGACAGTCCTGACACCCTTTACCTACACGATATCGCGCTCTCCTCTTTATCTCAGGGTAAAGGAGCTGGCCGCCAAGTATTAACCGCGCTGATGAATTTAGCTCTTTCAAAGGGTTACCCAAGTATCTCCTTAGTAGCCGTACAAGGTGCTCATCATTACTGGGCCAAGCAAGGCTTTGAAATAAAAAAGATAGACAAAGATCTCAGCGGCTATACCGACGATGCCTGCTATATGGTTTATACCTTATAG
- a CDS encoding carboxypeptidase M32, whose translation MNAKSNPHYQTLVNHFQSISHFEHLSALGDWDQATMMPMGGGEARGAAMAELAKHIHSLKTAPMLAQTISEADELPLTEQQKANLTEMRYQYLQANVVPSELVVAKTKAAYHCEHAWREQRSNNDWQGFKPNLENLMSLAKEEANIRAEAQNVSPYDALLDKFEPGMTTASLEQIFGNLKSWLPQLIQQVQDKQKSEASFTIPTASAESQARLGREIMNILDFDFNHGRLDISSHPFCGGVASDVRLTTRYDEGDFTSGLMGIVHETGHAKYEQGLPLAWRGQPAGLARSMALHESQSLFCEMQVGRGPAFLKLIEPYLSSLLGSQLTHDQLTNIYTRVTPGLIRVDADEVTYPCHILLRFEAEKALVSGELAVADLPEFWSSQMQSLLGINTDGDYKNGCMQDIHWAVGELGYFPSYTLGAMYAAQFRNAMECELGCMESLINSGKLSSVMGWLNDKIWSQGSLLSIDELMRQSTGETLNPEHFKKHLIGRYL comes from the coding sequence ATGAACGCCAAAAGCAACCCGCACTATCAAACTTTAGTTAATCACTTTCAAAGTATTAGTCACTTCGAACACCTGAGCGCATTGGGTGATTGGGATCAGGCGACTATGATGCCAATGGGAGGCGGTGAAGCGCGTGGCGCCGCAATGGCAGAACTTGCAAAACACATCCACTCATTGAAGACAGCTCCAATGTTGGCGCAGACAATTAGTGAAGCTGATGAGTTACCGCTGACAGAGCAACAAAAAGCCAATCTTACAGAGATGCGCTATCAGTACTTGCAAGCAAACGTGGTCCCTAGTGAATTGGTTGTAGCCAAAACGAAGGCAGCCTATCACTGCGAACATGCATGGCGTGAGCAACGTAGCAATAACGACTGGCAAGGCTTTAAGCCCAATCTTGAAAACCTGATGAGCCTAGCCAAAGAGGAAGCCAATATTCGCGCCGAGGCGCAAAACGTTAGCCCTTATGATGCCCTGCTAGATAAGTTCGAACCAGGCATGACTACGGCGAGTCTGGAGCAGATTTTTGGCAACTTAAAGAGTTGGTTACCCCAGTTAATCCAGCAGGTACAAGATAAGCAAAAGTCAGAAGCAAGTTTCACCATTCCAACGGCCAGCGCAGAAAGCCAGGCTAGGCTGGGTCGTGAGATCATGAATATCTTGGACTTCGATTTTAACCACGGCCGACTCGATATCAGTAGCCACCCGTTTTGTGGTGGTGTTGCCAGTGACGTACGTTTGACGACCCGTTACGATGAAGGCGATTTTACCAGTGGCTTAATGGGGATTGTCCATGAAACTGGCCACGCTAAATATGAGCAAGGCTTACCCTTAGCTTGGCGCGGTCAACCAGCGGGCCTTGCACGTTCCATGGCTCTGCACGAGAGTCAAAGTCTGTTCTGTGAGATGCAAGTTGGCCGTGGTCCCGCTTTTCTCAAGCTAATAGAGCCCTACCTAAGCTCTCTACTGGGTAGCCAGTTAACTCACGATCAATTAACCAATATCTACACCCGAGTCACTCCTGGCTTGATCCGTGTCGATGCCGACGAGGTCACCTACCCTTGCCATATTCTACTGCGCTTCGAGGCAGAGAAAGCCTTAGTTAGCGGCGAGCTTGCCGTGGCCGATCTTCCCGAATTCTGGTCATCGCAGATGCAGTCACTGTTAGGCATTAATACCGATGGCGATTATAAGAATGGCTGCATGCAAGATATCCATTGGGCGGTGGGTGAGTTGGGTTACTTCCCAAGTTATACCTTAGGGGCCATGTATGCAGCGCAATTTAGAAATGCGATGGAATGCGAACTCGGCTGCATGGAAAGCCTCATAAACTCTGGGAAGCTTTCCAGTGTCATGGGCTGGTTAAACGATAAAATTTGGTCTCAAGGTAGCCTACTGAGCATCGATGAGTTGATGCGTCAATCAACCGGTGAGACGCTCAACCCTGAACACTTTAAAAAGCATCTTATCGGGCGCTATCTTTAA
- a CDS encoding S8 family serine peptidase gives MRLTKVATALVALSLGVSAGATASERYVIQVDNDKKGIIKALAKKVGGELNLDGNGFIAATFSGKDLSQVKGLLNNPHVKLVEVDQPRFLMSFSDDAGNPMTQQVTPYAVYQSKVNDIGFNASAGMKVCVIDSGLDRSNQDFVWNNISGDNDSGTGDWDQNGGPHGTHVAGTIGAADNNVGVVGMAPGVDMHIIKVFNADGWGYSSDLAHAADLCSNAGANIISMSLGGGGSNSTESNAFQSFSDAGGLVLAAAGNDGNSVRSYPAGYPSVMMIGANDATDAIADFSQFPSCTTGRGKKQRTDLSICVEIAAGGVDTLSTYPAGMATASNMSVDGNPLASSSMENAGSVSGSTYFMGTAEATDFGANGKVCVIDRGAISFHDKVLNCENSGGVGAVIINNESGMLYGTLGDANATTIPAVGARLEDRAAIVAASNADISIGTSDYGFMSGTSMATPAVSGIAARVWSNHNQCTGEEIRAALNASARDSGASGHDVYFGHGIVDAAAADAYLTANGCSGGDGGGETGAGDGLTVTADSYKQRGVKKVDLNFSGAAGSSVDVYRNGSEIGTVSSSATYTDSISTNGGGTYTYKACDAGTSTCSEEISVTF, from the coding sequence ATGAGATTAACAAAAGTAGCTACGGCCCTTGTCGCCTTGTCTTTGGGGGTTTCTGCAGGTGCAACTGCAAGCGAAAGATATGTTATTCAAGTAGATAATGATAAAAAAGGGATTATAAAAGCCCTAGCTAAAAAAGTGGGCGGTGAGCTCAACCTAGACGGTAATGGATTTATTGCGGCTACTTTTTCTGGCAAAGACCTATCTCAAGTTAAAGGTTTACTCAACAATCCGCATGTTAAGTTAGTTGAGGTGGATCAGCCACGTTTTCTTATGTCGTTTAGTGATGATGCGGGTAACCCAATGACCCAGCAAGTCACGCCTTATGCTGTTTATCAATCAAAGGTCAATGATATTGGTTTCAATGCTAGTGCAGGCATGAAGGTCTGCGTTATCGATTCAGGTTTAGATAGAAGTAATCAAGATTTCGTTTGGAATAATATCAGTGGTGATAACGATAGCGGTACCGGCGACTGGGATCAAAATGGTGGCCCACACGGTACACACGTTGCGGGTACGATTGGCGCGGCAGATAATAATGTCGGCGTTGTAGGTATGGCGCCTGGCGTCGATATGCATATCATCAAAGTATTTAATGCCGATGGCTGGGGTTACTCATCGGATCTAGCCCATGCGGCAGACCTATGTAGCAACGCAGGGGCTAACATCATTAGCATGAGTTTGGGGGGCGGAGGTTCAAACTCTACCGAGTCTAATGCCTTTCAGTCTTTCAGTGATGCTGGCGGACTAGTGCTTGCAGCTGCGGGTAACGATGGCAATAGTGTACGTTCATACCCTGCTGGTTACCCTTCGGTTATGATGATCGGAGCGAATGATGCGACCGATGCGATTGCTGACTTTTCTCAATTCCCAAGCTGTACAACTGGCCGAGGCAAGAAGCAGCGCACGGATCTCAGTATCTGTGTTGAGATTGCAGCCGGCGGTGTGGATACGTTATCGACATATCCAGCAGGTATGGCAACAGCATCTAATATGAGTGTTGATGGAAATCCTCTAGCGAGCTCGTCGATGGAAAATGCGGGCTCTGTATCGGGTAGCACATACTTTATGGGCACGGCTGAAGCGACGGATTTTGGTGCAAATGGTAAGGTTTGTGTTATCGACCGCGGCGCAATCTCATTCCATGACAAGGTACTTAACTGTGAAAACTCTGGTGGCGTCGGTGCCGTTATCATTAACAATGAGTCGGGTATGTTGTATGGCACTCTAGGTGATGCAAATGCGACAACGATTCCAGCTGTCGGGGCTAGGCTTGAAGATAGAGCCGCTATCGTCGCTGCAAGCAATGCTGATATCTCAATCGGTACATCTGATTACGGTTTTATGAGCGGTACTTCTATGGCAACTCCAGCGGTATCGGGTATTGCAGCACGTGTTTGGTCTAACCATAACCAATGTACCGGTGAGGAGATCCGCGCGGCATTAAATGCCAGTGCAAGAGACTCTGGTGCAAGTGGTCACGATGTTTACTTCGGACACGGTATTGTTGATGCGGCAGCTGCGGATGCATACCTAACGGCCAATGGTTGCTCTGGTGGTGACGGTGGAGGAGAGACTGGCGCGGGTGATGGCCTGACGGTAACTGCGGACAGCTATAAGCAGCGTGGAGTTAAGAAAGTGGATCTTAACTTTAGTGGCGCAGCGGGTAGCAGTGTTGATGTTTACCGCAACGGTTCTGAAATCGGGACCGTCTCTAGTTCAGCAACGTATACCGACAGCATTAGCACTAATGGTGGCGGAACCTATACCTATAAGGCGTGTGATGCTGGAACATCTACTTGTAGCGAAGAGATCAGCGTAACGTTTTAA
- a CDS encoding DUF2913 family protein — MSDITYNQAVLEFAIAGLEALSEASAKSSSVRTPAAESHFLCSWMVTALKQRTFSKLVADDLTLWIRQGRSMGAGAELKMLLEKIKAQYSYISDKQAGLGQSLNAMLTELEGQEWIVITDQEVTKKLKLDSDGCNSLVISDEQYSQRIEGDEIIKPITLYVRADETEFAQIAYRHDLLLSPGNKKSSLIKHHKAYQVWPKNLQPALTILQAL; from the coding sequence ATGTCAGATATCACCTATAACCAAGCTGTTTTAGAGTTCGCCATTGCGGGACTCGAAGCACTTTCAGAAGCTAGCGCTAAGAGTAGTAGCGTAAGAACACCGGCAGCTGAGAGTCATTTTCTTTGCAGCTGGATGGTCACCGCATTAAAGCAACGCACCTTTTCAAAGTTAGTTGCCGATGACTTGACCCTGTGGATCCGTCAGGGGCGTAGCATGGGTGCCGGCGCCGAACTAAAAATGCTTTTAGAGAAGATTAAGGCGCAATATAGCTACATTAGCGACAAGCAAGCAGGCTTAGGTCAATCCCTTAACGCCATGCTAACTGAGCTTGAAGGCCAAGAGTGGATAGTTATCACCGACCAAGAGGTGACTAAAAAGCTAAAACTCGATAGCGATGGCTGTAATAGCCTAGTTATTTCTGATGAGCAATACAGTCAGCGCATTGAAGGGGATGAGATTATTAAACCTATCACCCTTTATGTTCGTGCCGATGAAACTGAGTTCGCTCAAATTGCTTATCGCCACGATTTGCTGCTAAGCCCTGGTAATAAGAAGAGTTCTTTGATTAAACATCACAAAGCCTATCAAGTCTGGCCCAAGAACCTACAACCTGCACTAACGATACTGCAAGCACTCTAA
- a CDS encoding DEAD/DEAH box helicase has product MRFESFSFAPEILRAISECGYEKMTPIQQQAIPAVRRGQDVLASAQTGTGKTAAFALPILQKMLDNPSTTGRSNARALILTPTRELAAQIADNINDYAKYLDLKVVTVYGGVKMDSQATKLKRGADIIIATPGRLLEHIIACNLSLSNVDFLVLDEADRMLDMGFSADIQKILQAVNKKRQNLLFSATFSTAVKQLANEMMVKPNVIAADKQNTTAITVSQVVYPVEQRRKRELLSELIGKKNWQQVLVFTATRDAADKLEKELNLDGIPTAVVHGEKAQGSRRRALREFKEGKMRVLVATEVAARGLDIQGLEYVVNYDLPFLAEDYVHRIGRTGRAGKSGVAISFVSREEERTLADIEKLIGQQLRRISIPGYEVGSRDLLIKQLQSRRSFAKKQQRVDNAGAQMIAEKNMQGRRVKVKNSSQAKIKKIK; this is encoded by the coding sequence ATGAGATTTGAATCTTTTAGTTTTGCTCCTGAGATTTTGCGCGCAATCTCTGAATGTGGTTATGAAAAAATGACGCCAATTCAGCAGCAAGCGATCCCTGCCGTTCGTCGCGGTCAAGATGTACTTGCTAGTGCTCAAACAGGCACGGGTAAAACGGCCGCTTTTGCATTGCCTATCTTACAAAAGATGTTAGATAACCCAAGCACGACGGGCCGTTCAAATGCACGCGCTTTGATCTTAACCCCGACTCGCGAACTGGCAGCTCAAATTGCCGATAACATCAATGATTATGCTAAGTACCTAGACTTGAAGGTCGTCACTGTATATGGCGGCGTGAAGATGGATAGTCAGGCGACTAAATTAAAACGCGGCGCCGATATCATTATCGCGACACCTGGCCGCCTGCTTGAGCATATTATTGCCTGTAACTTAAGCCTGTCTAACGTTGACTTCTTAGTCCTAGACGAAGCCGACCGTATGCTAGATATGGGTTTTAGCGCCGATATCCAAAAAATTCTGCAAGCCGTTAATAAGAAACGTCAGAATCTATTATTCTCGGCAACCTTCTCTACAGCGGTTAAACAGCTTGCTAACGAGATGATGGTTAAACCAAACGTGATTGCTGCTGACAAGCAAAACACCACTGCGATTACAGTAAGCCAAGTTGTTTACCCTGTAGAACAGCGCCGTAAGCGCGAACTATTATCTGAACTAATCGGCAAGAAGAACTGGCAACAAGTGCTAGTATTTACTGCCACCCGTGATGCTGCAGACAAGCTTGAAAAAGAGCTAAATCTAGATGGTATTCCAACTGCCGTTGTTCATGGTGAGAAGGCACAAGGTAGCCGTCGCCGTGCACTACGTGAGTTTAAAGAAGGTAAGATGCGCGTATTAGTGGCAACCGAAGTTGCTGCGCGTGGTCTAGATATTCAAGGCTTAGAGTACGTAGTGAACTACGACTTACCTTTCCTAGCTGAAGACTATGTGCACCGCATTGGCCGTACTGGTCGTGCAGGTAAGTCTGGCGTAGCCATCTCTTTTGTTAGCCGAGAAGAAGAGCGTACCTTAGCTGACATCGAGAAGTTAATCGGTCAGCAGCTTCGCCGTATCAGCATTCCTGGTTATGAAGTGGGTAGCCGCGATCTGCTTATCAAGCAACTACAGAGTCGTCGTAGCTTTGCCAAGAAACAACAGCGTGTCGATAATGCTGGCGCTCAGATGATTGCAGAGAAAAACATGCAAGGCCGCCGCGTCAAAGTGAAAAACTCATCACAGGCAAAAATTAAGAAGATAAAATAA